Proteins encoded in a region of the Oryctolagus cuniculus chromosome 10, mOryCun1.1, whole genome shotgun sequence genome:
- the LOC100351250 gene encoding death domain-containing membrane protein NRADD encodes MLQNSHHSKDMAFVDRSLRGQDGDGDGVRTGAGTALAFNTSSSFPDEPPEGSGNIIPVYCALLATVVLGLLAYVAFKCWRSHKQRRQLAKARTAELGGLDRDQRHENSVFLDSPSDPSQGPQYEPGCRLYLHLPRQQQEEAERLLEVSGEADKGWRGLAGRLGYPPEAVETMAQGQTPAYTLLRDWATQEGSRATLRVLEEVLAAMGREDVVQALSPPAEGCSVV; translated from the exons ATGCTTCAGAATTCCCACCACAGCAAAGACATGGCTTTTGTGG ATAGGAGCCTGAGAGGGCAGGACGGGGACGGGGATGGGGTACGGAcaggggcaggcacagccctggccttcaATACCTCCTCCTCATTCCCGGATGAGCCTCCCGAGGGCTCAGGCAACATCATCCCCGTCTACTGTGCccttctggccactgtggtcctCGGTCTGCTTGCATACGTGGCCTTCAAGTG CTGGCGATCACATAAGCAAAGACGGCAGCTGGCCAAAGCTCGCACTGCAGAACTGGGTGGCCTCGACAGGGACCAGAGGCACGAAAACAGTGTCTTTTTGGACTCGCCCAGTGATCCCAGCCAGG GGCCACAGTATGAGCCTGGCTGCCGACTCTACCTGCATCTCCCccggcagcagcaggaggaagcagagcGGCTCCTGGAGGTGTCGGGCGAAGCTGACAAGGGCTGGCGGGGTCTGGCAGGCCGCCTGGGCTACCCGCCTGAGGCTGTGGAGACCATGGCCCAGGGCCAGACGCCAGCCTATACCCTGCTGAGGGACTGGGCCACTCAAGAGGGCAGCAGAGCCACCCTCAGGGTGCTAGAGGAAGTCCTGGCTGCCATGGGTCGTGAAGATGTGGTCCAGGCCCTGAGCCCCCCAGCCGAAGGCTGCTCTGTGGTGTGA